A region of Rhizorhabdus wittichii RW1 DNA encodes the following proteins:
- a CDS encoding P-type conjugative transfer ATPase TrbB (TIGRFAM: P-type conjugative transfer ATPase TrbB~PFAM: type II secretion system protein E) — MSIQPIRSLGETRGARMLRTALGPSIAAWLDDPAVIEVMLNPDGRLWVDRLGEGISDTGMTLAAADGERIIRLVAHHVGVEVHARSPRVSAELPEGGERFEGLLPPVVAAPAFAIRKPAVAVFTLDDYAAAGIMSPAEAAALRDGVQTRANILVAGGTGSGKTTLVNALLAEVAKTTDRIVLIEDTRELQCAAPNLVAMRTKDGVVTLSDLVRSSLRLRPDRIPIGEVRGAEALDLLKAWGTGHPGGIGTIHAGTALGALRRMEQLIQEAVVTVPRALLAETIDLIAVLVRDGHGRRLAELARVEGIDAATGDYRLTPLAPPNLGDAP; from the coding sequence TTGTCCATCCAACCGATCCGTTCCTTGGGGGAAACACGCGGCGCACGGATGCTGCGCACGGCGCTGGGGCCGTCGATCGCGGCCTGGCTCGACGATCCCGCCGTGATCGAGGTGATGCTGAACCCGGACGGACGGCTCTGGGTCGATCGGCTCGGCGAAGGCATCAGCGACACCGGCATGACGCTGGCCGCCGCGGACGGCGAGCGCATCATCCGTCTGGTCGCGCACCATGTAGGCGTCGAGGTTCACGCCCGATCCCCGCGTGTCTCGGCCGAGCTGCCCGAAGGAGGGGAGCGGTTCGAGGGGTTGCTGCCCCCCGTCGTCGCCGCGCCCGCCTTCGCGATCCGCAAGCCGGCCGTCGCCGTCTTCACGCTCGACGACTACGCCGCGGCCGGGATCATGTCGCCGGCCGAGGCCGCGGCGCTGCGCGATGGCGTGCAGACACGCGCCAATATCCTTGTCGCGGGCGGGACCGGCAGCGGCAAGACCACGCTGGTCAACGCGCTCCTCGCCGAAGTCGCCAAGACCACCGACCGCATCGTCCTGATCGAAGACACGCGCGAGCTTCAGTGCGCCGCGCCGAACCTCGTCGCCATGCGGACCAAGGATGGCGTCGTCACGCTGTCCGATCTCGTGCGGTCCAGCCTGCGGCTGCGCCCCGACCGCATCCCCATCGGCGAGGTGCGCGGCGCCGAGGCGCTCGATCTCCTCAAAGCCTGGGGCACCGGCCACCCCGGCGGCATCGGCACCATCCACGCCGGGACCGCGCTCGGCGCGCTGCGCCGCATGGAGCAGCTCATCCAGGAGGCCGTGGTCACGGTCCCCCGCGCGCTGCTGGCCGAGACCATCGACCTGATCGCGGTGCTGGTCCGCGACGGACACGGCCGCCGCCTCGCCGAGCTGGCCCGCGTCGAGGGGATCGACGCCGCGACCGGCGATTACCGCCTGACCCCCCTCGCACCCCCCAACCTCGGAGACGCACCATGA
- a CDS encoding Conjugal transfer protein TrbC (PFAM: Conjugal transfer protein TrbC): MIHALRHGARRAMLAATASVIALTISAPAHAGGSSMPWEAPLQSILESIEGPVAKIIAVIIIIVTGLTLAFGDTSGGFRRLIQIVFGLSIAFAASSFFLSFFSFGGGLVVA, translated from the coding sequence ATGATCCATGCCCTTCGGCATGGCGCACGCCGCGCCATGCTCGCCGCCACCGCCAGCGTCATCGCGCTGACCATCTCGGCACCCGCCCATGCGGGCGGATCGTCGATGCCGTGGGAAGCCCCGCTGCAATCCATCCTCGAAAGCATCGAGGGGCCGGTCGCGAAAATCATCGCGGTCATCATCATCATCGTCACCGGCCTGACCCTGGCGTTCGGCGACACCTCGGGCGGCTTTCGCCGGCTGATCCAGATCGTCTTCGGCCTGTCGATCGCCTTCGCCGCGTCGAGCTTCTTCCTGTCGTTCTTCTCGTTCGGCGGGGGGCTCGTCGTCGCATGA
- a CDS encoding type IV secretory pathway, VirB3 family protein (PFAM: type IV secretory pathway, VirB3 family protein): protein MTGAADPVEPIAGYFAPVHRALTEPILLGGAPRSLAIVNGTLAGAIGLGLRLWIAGLAIWAIGHALSVWAARRDPQFVDVARRHLRYPAWMRP from the coding sequence ATGACGGGCGCGGCCGATCCCGTCGAGCCGATCGCCGGCTATTTCGCGCCGGTCCATCGGGCGCTGACCGAGCCGATCCTGCTCGGCGGCGCCCCGCGCTCGCTGGCGATCGTCAACGGCACGCTGGCGGGCGCGATCGGCCTCGGCCTGCGGCTCTGGATCGCCGGACTGGCGATTTGGGCCATCGGCCATGCGCTCTCCGTATGGGCCGCGCGGCGCGATCCGCAGTTCGTGGACGTGGCCCGCCGGCACCTCCGCTATCCGGCGTGGATGCGGCCATGA
- a CDS encoding AAA ATPase (SMART: AAA ATPase): protein MMSLREYRNRAAHLADFLPWAALVGEGVVLNKDGSFQRTARFRGPDLDSATPAELVATTARLNNALRRLGSGWAIFVEAQRTPALDYPESTFPDPVSALVDMERREQFREEGAHFESAYYLTLLWMPPAEEAARAEGWLYEGRSTSGVDPWELLKGFADRSDRVLNLVEGFVPEVRWLDDGETLTYLHSTISTRRQRVRVPETPMHLDALLADEPLTGGLEPRLGDHHLRTLTITGFPSVTFPGLLDELNRLAFEYRWSTRALMLDKTDATRLLTRIRRQWFAKRKSVAAILKEVMTNEASTLLDSDASNKAADADTALQELGADYAGMAYVTATVTVWDRDPAIAAEKLRLVEKVIQGRDFTVIPEGMNAIEAWLGSLPGHTYANVRQPPISTINLAHLIPLSAVWAGPERDEHFGQPPLLYGRTEGSTPFRFSLHPDGSDVGHTLIVGPTGAGKSVLLALMAMQFRRYENAQVFAFDFGGSIRAATLAAGGDWQDLGGGLSDDGDGDGGVQLQPLARIDDPAERAWAAEWLAAILASEGVTVDPQAKEHIWSALGSLASAPQAERTLTGLAVLLQSQQLKQALAPYCIGGPWGRLLDAEAERLGEADMQAFETEGLVGAGSAAAVLSYLFHRIEGRLDGSPTLIIIDEGWLVLDSPDFAAQLREWLKTLRKRNASVVFATQSLADIETSSIAPAIIESCPTRIFLPNERAAEPQIAAIYERFGLNARQIEILSRATPKRDYYCQSRRGNRLFELGLGEVALTFAAASSKTGQLAIADIIETHGQAGFAAEWLRHRGCAWAVELLPPDPQRQPQQELPL from the coding sequence ATGATGAGCCTGCGCGAATACAGGAATCGCGCCGCCCACCTGGCCGACTTCCTGCCCTGGGCCGCGCTGGTCGGCGAGGGCGTCGTTCTCAACAAGGACGGCAGCTTTCAGCGCACGGCGCGTTTTCGCGGCCCCGATCTCGACAGCGCCACGCCTGCCGAGCTGGTCGCCACCACGGCGCGGCTCAACAACGCGCTGCGGCGGCTCGGTTCGGGCTGGGCGATCTTCGTTGAGGCACAGCGCACGCCCGCGCTCGACTACCCGGAATCCACGTTCCCCGATCCGGTCTCGGCGCTCGTGGACATGGAGCGGCGCGAACAGTTCCGCGAGGAAGGCGCGCATTTCGAGAGCGCCTATTATCTCACCTTGCTGTGGATGCCGCCGGCCGAAGAAGCCGCGCGCGCCGAAGGTTGGCTCTACGAGGGCCGATCCACCTCCGGCGTCGATCCGTGGGAGCTGCTCAAGGGCTTCGCCGACCGCAGCGACCGCGTTCTCAATCTGGTCGAAGGCTTCGTGCCCGAGGTCCGCTGGCTCGATGACGGCGAGACGCTGACCTATCTGCACAGCACGATCTCGACCCGGCGCCAGCGTGTGCGCGTCCCCGAGACGCCGATGCACCTGGACGCGCTGCTCGCCGACGAGCCGCTGACCGGCGGGCTCGAACCGCGCCTGGGCGACCATCATCTCCGCACGCTGACGATCACGGGATTCCCCAGCGTCACCTTCCCCGGCCTGCTCGACGAGCTGAACCGGCTCGCCTTCGAGTATCGCTGGTCCACCCGCGCGCTGATGCTCGACAAGACCGACGCGACCAGGCTGCTGACCAGGATCAGGCGGCAATGGTTCGCCAAGCGCAAATCGGTCGCGGCCATCCTCAAGGAAGTCATGACCAACGAGGCGTCCACGCTGCTCGACAGCGACGCCTCGAACAAGGCCGCCGACGCCGACACGGCTCTGCAAGAGCTGGGCGCCGACTATGCCGGCATGGCCTACGTCACCGCGACGGTGACGGTGTGGGACCGCGATCCCGCCATTGCGGCCGAGAAGCTGCGGCTGGTCGAGAAGGTTATCCAGGGCCGCGACTTCACCGTCATCCCCGAGGGGATGAACGCGATCGAGGCATGGCTGGGGAGTCTGCCCGGCCACACCTACGCCAACGTCCGGCAACCGCCGATCTCCACCATCAATCTCGCCCACCTGATCCCCCTGTCAGCAGTATGGGCGGGGCCGGAACGGGACGAGCACTTCGGACAACCCCCCTTGCTCTACGGCAGGACCGAAGGCTCGACCCCGTTCCGGTTTTCCCTTCACCCCGATGGCAGCGATGTCGGCCACACGCTGATCGTCGGCCCGACCGGCGCGGGCAAGTCGGTGCTGCTCGCGCTCATGGCGATGCAGTTCCGCCGCTACGAGAACGCCCAGGTCTTCGCGTTCGACTTCGGTGGCTCGATCCGCGCCGCCACGCTGGCGGCGGGCGGAGACTGGCAGGATCTCGGCGGCGGGCTATCCGACGACGGCGACGGCGACGGCGGCGTCCAGCTACAGCCGCTCGCCCGTATCGACGATCCGGCCGAGCGCGCATGGGCGGCCGAATGGCTGGCGGCGATCCTCGCCAGCGAAGGCGTTACGGTCGATCCCCAGGCCAAGGAGCATATCTGGTCGGCGCTGGGCTCGCTCGCCAGCGCACCGCAGGCCGAACGCACGCTGACCGGGCTCGCGGTCCTCTTGCAGAGCCAGCAGCTCAAGCAGGCGCTCGCGCCCTATTGCATCGGCGGGCCGTGGGGCCGGCTGCTTGACGCCGAGGCCGAGCGGCTGGGCGAAGCCGACATGCAAGCCTTCGAGACCGAAGGACTGGTCGGCGCCGGCTCGGCCGCCGCGGTGCTCTCCTATCTGTTCCATCGGATCGAAGGGCGGCTGGACGGGTCGCCGACGCTCATCATCATCGACGAGGGCTGGCTGGTCCTCGACAGCCCGGACTTCGCCGCGCAGCTTCGCGAGTGGCTGAAGACGCTGCGCAAGCGCAATGCCAGCGTCGTCTTCGCGACGCAGAGCCTCGCCGACATCGAGACGTCGAGCATCGCGCCGGCCATCATCGAGTCCTGCCCGACACGCATCTTCCTGCCGAACGAGCGCGCGGCCGAGCCGCAGATCGCGGCCATCTACGAACGCTTCGGGCTCAACGCCCGGCAGATCGAAATCCTCAGCCGGGCGACGCCGAAGCGCGACTACTACTGCCAGTCGCGGCGCGGCAACCGCCTGTTCGAGCTGGGGCTGGGCGAGGTCGCACTGACCTTCGCCGCCGCGTCGTCGAAGACCGGCCAGCTCGCCATCGCCGACATCATCGAGACCCACGGCCAGGCCGGCTTCGCGGCCGAATGGCTGCGCCATCGCGGCTGCGCCTGGGCTGTCGAGCTTCTTCCCCCCGATCCGCAACGCCAACCCCAGCAGGAGCTACCTCTATGA
- a CDS encoding P-type conjugative transfer protein TrbJ (TIGRFAM: P-type conjugative transfer protein TrbJ), whose protein sequence is MTGFPLRRAILAGVLASAAVVPMIAPMPAYAQFGGIVYDPTNYAQNVLTAARSLQQINNQIQQIQNQATSLINEARNLASLPLSTVSTLQQQIQQTQQLLGQAQRIAFDVQDIQQAFNGRYKGAALTGDHAQMVANANARWEDSVGAFQDALQVQAGVVGNIEGARTTMDSLVSASQSATGALQATQAGNQLLALQSQQLSDLTAAVAAQGRAQALQSARQAAEEAEGRERFRRFMGN, encoded by the coding sequence ATGACCGGATTCCCCCTGCGCCGCGCCATCCTGGCCGGCGTCCTCGCCAGCGCGGCCGTCGTGCCGATGATCGCGCCCATGCCGGCCTACGCGCAATTCGGCGGCATCGTCTATGACCCGACCAACTATGCGCAGAACGTGCTGACCGCCGCGCGGTCGCTCCAGCAGATCAACAATCAAATCCAGCAAATCCAGAACCAGGCGACCAGCCTCATCAACGAGGCGCGCAACCTCGCCAGCCTGCCGCTCTCGACGGTGAGCACGCTCCAGCAGCAGATTCAGCAGACGCAGCAACTGCTCGGCCAGGCGCAGCGCATCGCCTTCGACGTGCAGGACATCCAGCAGGCGTTCAACGGCCGCTACAAGGGCGCGGCGCTGACCGGCGATCACGCGCAGATGGTCGCCAACGCCAATGCCCGCTGGGAGGATAGCGTCGGCGCCTTTCAGGATGCCTTGCAGGTGCAGGCCGGCGTCGTCGGCAACATCGAAGGCGCCCGCACGACGATGGACAGCCTGGTCTCGGCCAGCCAGTCCGCGACCGGCGCGCTTCAGGCGACGCAGGCCGGCAACCAACTCCTCGCGCTGCAATCGCAGCAGCTCTCGGACCTGACCGCCGCCGTGGCGGCGCAAGGCCGGGCGCAGGCGCTGCAATCCGCCCGCCAGGCGGCCGAGGAGGCCGAAGGGCGCGAGCGGTTCCGCCGCTTCATGGGCAACTGA
- a CDS encoding P-type conjugative transfer protein TrbL (TIGRFAM: P-type conjugative transfer protein TrbL~PFAM: TrbL/VirB6 plasmid conjugal transfer protein) has product MNDTGVIDNFLNVFTGYIDSGFGLLGGEVAFLSTTLIAIDVTLAGLFWAWGADEDVLQRLVKKTLYIGTFAFIIGNFSLLATIVFESFAGLGLQASGGAMTIDEFMKPGTIAAKGLEAAKPLLDAAGQFSSLWAVFSNLALILVLLLAWVIVVLAFFIIAVQVFITLIEFKLVTLAGFVLLPFAFFNKTAFMAEKVLGHVVSTGIKVLVLAVITGIGTTLFSQFTGAALGPAPDINQVMAIALAALSLLGLSIFGPGIANGIVSGGPQLGAGAAAGTALAAGGALVGGAAAARLGVGTAGSALGAAGRMTGAAARGGAQMAGGATSAYSLGSFGKSGAGAVAGGMAAVGQAAAGSAASAVLSPLRAAAVKGGAAMKSNFRSGARAGFTATGGTITGGPAPAAPAAAPAGGSASAGSSAQPEWAAAMKRREAVSHGATVLAHTMKAGDSHGGGAGPDIKEKD; this is encoded by the coding sequence ATGAACGACACCGGCGTTATCGACAATTTCCTCAACGTCTTCACCGGCTACATCGACTCAGGCTTCGGCCTGCTCGGCGGCGAGGTCGCGTTCCTCTCGACAACGCTGATCGCCATCGACGTGACGCTCGCCGGTCTGTTCTGGGCCTGGGGCGCGGACGAGGACGTGCTTCAGCGCCTCGTCAAGAAAACGCTCTACATCGGCACCTTCGCTTTCATCATCGGCAATTTCTCGCTGCTCGCGACCATCGTGTTCGAGAGCTTCGCCGGGCTCGGCCTCCAGGCCAGCGGCGGGGCGATGACGATCGACGAGTTCATGAAGCCCGGCACGATCGCGGCGAAGGGGCTCGAAGCCGCCAAGCCGCTGCTCGATGCGGCGGGGCAGTTCTCCAGCCTTTGGGCCGTGTTCTCGAACCTCGCGCTGATCCTCGTGCTGCTGCTCGCCTGGGTGATCGTGGTGCTCGCCTTCTTCATCATCGCCGTGCAGGTCTTCATCACGCTGATCGAGTTCAAGCTGGTGACGCTCGCCGGCTTCGTCCTGCTGCCCTTCGCCTTCTTCAACAAGACCGCCTTCATGGCCGAGAAGGTGCTGGGCCATGTCGTCTCGACCGGCATCAAGGTGCTGGTGCTCGCCGTCATCACCGGCATCGGCACCACGCTGTTCAGCCAGTTCACCGGGGCGGCTCTCGGCCCCGCGCCCGACATCAATCAGGTCATGGCCATCGCGCTCGCCGCGCTGTCGCTGCTGGGCCTGTCGATCTTCGGACCCGGCATTGCGAACGGCATCGTCTCGGGCGGGCCGCAGCTCGGCGCGGGTGCGGCGGCCGGGACCGCGCTGGCCGCAGGCGGCGCGCTGGTCGGTGGCGCGGCCGCCGCACGGCTTGGCGTCGGGACCGCCGGTTCCGCCCTCGGCGCGGCCGGCCGGATGACCGGCGCCGCCGCGCGGGGCGGCGCTCAGATGGCTGGCGGCGCGACCAGCGCCTACAGCCTCGGCTCGTTCGGCAAGAGCGGCGCGGGCGCTGTCGCGGGCGGCATGGCCGCGGTCGGCCAGGCGGCGGCGGGCAGCGCGGCGAGCGCCGTCCTTTCGCCGCTGCGCGCGGCGGCCGTCAAGGGCGGCGCGGCGATGAAGTCCAACTTCCGCTCCGGCGCCCGCGCCGGGTTCACCGCCACCGGCGGCACGATCACCGGCGGACCCGCGCCCGCCGCCCCGGCGGCCGCGCCCGCTGGCGGTTCCGCATCGGCGGGCTCGTCGGCCCAGCCTGAATGGGCCGCCGCGATGAAACGTCGCGAGGCCGTCAGCCACGGCGCGACCGTCCTCGCCCACACCATGAAGGCTGGCGACAGCCACGGCGGCGGCGCCGGTCCCGACATCAAAGAGAAGGACTGA
- a CDS encoding Conjugal transfer protein (PFAM: Conjugal transfer protein) → MFRRPTIRYGQTPEPTTPYQRAAQQWDDRIGSARVQAKNWRLAFFGALALSGGLSAGLVWQSARGHIVPWVVQVDRLGEAQAVAPAEAGYRPTDPQIAFHLARFIEQVRAIPADPVIVRQNWLRAYDFTTDRGAVALNDYARANDPFANVGRVQVAVDVSSVIRASPDSFRVAWTERRYQDGSLAATERWSAILTIVVQPPRTPDALRKNPLGVFVNALNWSRELSQ, encoded by the coding sequence ATGTTCCGACGCCCCACCATCCGCTATGGCCAGACCCCCGAACCCACGACACCCTATCAGCGCGCAGCCCAGCAATGGGACGATCGCATCGGCTCCGCGCGCGTGCAGGCGAAGAACTGGCGCCTCGCCTTCTTCGGCGCACTGGCGCTCTCGGGCGGCCTTTCCGCCGGTCTCGTCTGGCAATCGGCGCGTGGGCATATCGTGCCCTGGGTGGTGCAGGTCGATCGGCTCGGCGAGGCGCAGGCGGTCGCGCCCGCCGAGGCCGGCTATCGCCCCACCGATCCGCAGATCGCGTTCCACCTCGCCCGCTTCATCGAGCAGGTCAGGGCGATCCCGGCCGATCCGGTGATCGTCCGCCAGAACTGGCTGCGCGCCTACGACTTCACGACCGATCGGGGCGCGGTGGCGCTCAACGACTACGCCCGCGCCAACGACCCCTTCGCCAATGTCGGCCGGGTGCAGGTCGCGGTGGACGTGTCGAGCGTGATCCGGGCCTCGCCCGACAGCTTCCGCGTCGCCTGGACCGAGCGCCGCTATCAGGACGGGAGCCTCGCCGCGACCGAACGCTGGTCGGCCATCCTCACCATCGTCGTGCAGCCGCCGCGCACGCCCGACGCCCTGCGCAAGAACCCGCTCGGCGTCTTCGTCAACGCTTTGAATTGGTCAAGGGAGCTGTCGCAATGA